A window of the Hordeum vulgare subsp. vulgare chromosome 5H, MorexV3_pseudomolecules_assembly, whole genome shotgun sequence genome harbors these coding sequences:
- the LOC123399975 gene encoding cullin-associated NEDD8-dissociated protein 1-like: MANMNITGILEKMTGKDKDYRYMATSDLLSELNKESFKADQDLESKLTNIVLQQLEDASGDVSGLAVKCLAPLVKKASEDRVVEMTDKLCDKLLNGKEQHRDIASIALKTIIVEVTTASLSEKILVSLAPQLINGVTNGKSAEIKCECLDILGDVLHRFGNVIMKDHAFMLTALLTQLSSTQASVRKKSVSCIASLAPCLSDDLLAKATSEVVQLLKNKRAKSDITRTNIQMIGALSRSVGYRFGPHLAEAVPLLISYCTSASENDEELREYSLQALESFMLRCPRDISPHCDGILNLALEYVSYDPNYTDSMEEDTDDEVQDEEDDDESADEYTDDEDASWKVRRASAKCLSAIIVSRPQMLSKMYQEACPKLIDRFREREENVKMDIFNTFIELLRQTGNVTKGQGCDIDESSPRWLLKQEVPKVVKSINRQLREKSIKTKVGAFAVLKELVVVLPDCLTDHFGSLVPGIEKALNDKSSTSNLKIEALAFTRIVMASHSPSVFHPYIEALSGPILSAIGDRYYKVTAEALRVCGELVRVIRPNFEARSIDFRPYTSPIYKAILGRLANQDQDQEVKECAISCMSLVIATFGDGLQRELPSCLPILVDRMGNEITRLTAVKAFAVIANSPLRIDLSCVLDHVISELTAFLRKANRALRQATLGTLNSLVVTYGGQIGSSSYETIIAELSTLISDIDLHMAALALELCCTIMVDRRSIKNVGLAVRHKVLPQALILIRSALLQGQALQALQKFFASLVQSANTSFETLLDSLISTAKPSQSGGLSKQALSSIAQCVAVLCLAAGDQKCASTVEMLKGILNDDSSTNSAKQHMALLCLGEIGRRKDLSNHVQIENIVIESFQSPFEEIKSAASYALGNIAVGNLSKYLPFILDQIDNQQKKQYLLLHSLKEVIARQSVDHTGQSELQDSNIVKILALLFNHCESEEEGVRNVVAECLGKIALIEPNKLIPALKERSCSPAANTRATVAIAIKYSIVERSGKIDAIMYSEISTFLMLIKDGDRHVRRAAVLALSTAAHNKPNLIEGLLPELLPLLYDQTVVKQELIRTVDLGPFKHVVDDGLELRKAAFECVDTLLDSCLDQLNPSSFIVPFLLSGLGDHYDVKMPCHLILSKLADKCPSAVLAVLDSLVEPLEKTIVHRPKGDAVKQEIDRNEDMIRSALRAIAALSRISGSDYSMKFKNLMNKITSTSSLAEKYNSVRSE, encoded by the exons ATGGCGAATATGAACATAACTGGCATCTTGGAGAAG ATGACAGGGAAAGATAAAGACTATAGATATATGGCCACATCAGATCTGCTTAGTGAGTTGAACAAAGAGAGTTTCAAAGCAGACCAAGACCTTGAATCAAAGTTGACTAATATTGTTCTTCAACAACTGGAAGATGCTTCAGGAGATGTTTCTGGTTTAGCTGTGAAATG CTTGGCTCCACTTGTTAAGAAGGCAAGCGAGGATAGAGTAGTGGAGATGACCGACAAGCTTTGTGATAAATTACTCAATGGAAAGGAGCAGCATCGTGATATTGCCAGTATAGCTCTGAAGACAATCATTGTGGAAGTTACTACGGCAtcactttctgaaaagattttagtTTCTCTTGCCCCGCAGCTAATCAATGGTGTCACCAAT GGAAAGAGTGCTGAAATTAAATGTGAATGTCTTGATATATTAGGTGATGTGCTTCATAGATTCGGCAACGtgatcatgaaagatcatgcgtTTATGCTCACTGCACTTTTAACCCAGCTGAGCTCCACTCAAGCAAGTGTCAGAAAAAAGTCAGTTTCGTGCATAG CATCACTTGCTCCATGTTTGTCAGATGATCTATTAGCCAAGGCAACGTCAGAAGTTGTCCAATTGCTGAAAAATAAAAGGGCAAAATCTGATATAACCCGAACAAATATCCAGATGATTGGTGCTCTCAG TCGGTCAGTTGGATACCGGTTTGGACCACACCTTGCCGAAGCTGTTCCTTTGCTCATTAGCTATTGTACAAGTGCATCAGAAAATGATGAAGAGCTCCGTGAATATAGCTTGCAG GCCCTTGAGAGCTTTATGCTCAGATGTCCAAGAGATATTTCTCCACATTGTGATGGTATTTTGAATCTTGCTTTGGAATATGTAAGCTATGATCCTAATTACACCGATAGCATGGAGGAGGATACTGACGATGAAGTACAGGATGAGGAAGATGATGA TGAGAGTGCGGATGAATACACAGATGATGAGGATGCAAGCTGGAAGGTTCGACGGGCATCAGCGAAGTGTCTGTCTGCAATTATAGTATCTCGTCCTCAAATGTtgtctaagatgtatcaggag GCTTGTCCAAAGTTAATTGACCGCTTTAGGGAAAGAGAGGAGAACGTAAAG ATGGACATCTTCAACACATTTATTGAGTTGTTACGCCAAACTGGCAATGTGACAAAAGGACAAGGTTGTGACATTGATGAGTCTAG CCCTAGATGGTTGCTGAAGCAAGAAGTACCCAAAGTTGTCAAGTCTATCAATAGGCAGTTGCGTGAAAAATCAATCAAGACAAAG GTGGGAGCATTCGCAGTATTGAAGGAGCTTGTTGTTGTATTACCAGATTGCCTTACTGATCATTTTGGGTCACTTGTTCCTGGGATTGAGAAGGCTTTGAAT GACAAATCTTCTACCTCCAACTTGAAGATTGAAGCCCTTGCATTTACTAGGATTGTTATGGCTTCACATTCACCCTCTGTGTTTCATCCATACATCGAG GCACTTTCTGGTCCAATATTATCTGCTATTGGAGATAGATATTACAAAGTCACAGCTGAGGCTTTACGGGTGTGTGGGGAGCTTGTCCGAGTCATCCGTCCAAACTTTGAG GCACGTTCCATAGATTTCAGGCCATATACTAGTCCAATCTATAAAGCTATATTGGGCCGCTTGGCGAATCAAGATCAAGATCAG GAAGTTAAAGAGTGCGCCATATCTTGCATGAGCCTTGTCATCGCTACTTTTGGTGATGGTCTTCAAAGGGAATTACCGTCATGCCTTCCCATACTTGTTGATAGGATGGGCAATGAAATAACACGACTCACAGCTGTCAAG GCATTTGCGGTGATTGCGAATTCACCTCTTCGGATTGATCTGTCATGCGTCCTGGACCATGTCATTTCTGAGCTCACAGCTTTCCTTCGAAAG GCCAACAGAGCACTCAGGCAGGCAACATTGGGGACCCTAAATTCTCTGGTTGTCACATATGGTGGTCAAATTGGCTCGTCCTCTTATGAAACGATAATAGCTGAACTTTCTACTCTCATAAG TGACATCGATTTGCATATGGCTGCTCTTGCATTGGAGCTGTGTTGCACAATAATGGTTGACAGAAGATCCATTAAAAATGTCGGTTTAGCTGTGAGACATAAAGTTTTGCCTCAGGCCCTTATTTTGATCAGGAGTGCTTTGTTGCAAGGACAAGCACTACAG GCGCTACAGAAGTTTTTTGCTTCACTGGTCCAGTCTGCAAATACAAGCTTTGAAACATTGTTGGACTCCCTTATTTCAACTGCCAAGCCATCACAGTCAGGCGGTCTTTCCAAGCAGGCACTATCCTCTATTGCACAGTGTGTTGCTGTGCTATGCTTAGCAGCTGGTGATCAGAAATGTGCATCAACTGTTGAAATGCTTAAAGGCATTCTAAATGATGACAGTTCAACTAATTCT GCTAAACAACACATGGCCTTGTTATGTTTGGGAGAAATTGGAAGAAGGAAGGACCTCAGCAATCATGTTCAAATTGAGAACATTGTCATCGAGTCGTTCCAGTCACCTTTTGAGGAGATAAAGTCTGCAGCATCGTATGCTCTTGGAAACATTGCTGTTGGCAATCTATCCAAGTATTTGCCATTCATCTTGGATCAGATTGACAATCAACAGAAGAAGCAGTATCTCTTGCTTCATTCACTGAAAGAG GTAATTGCACGGCAGTCTGTTGATCATACTGGCCAAAGTGAGCTCCAGGACTCGAACATTGTGAAGATATTGGCGTTGCTATTTAATCACTGTGAAAGTGAGGAGGAAGGAGTTCGGAATGTGGTTGCTGAGTGTTTAGGCAAAATTGCACTGATTGAACCTAACAAATTAATCCCTGCTCTGAAG GAACGTTCATGTAGCCCAGCagcaaacacaagggctacagttGCCATTGCTATAAAATATTCAATTGTTGAACGTTCTGGAAAGATAGATGCAATCATGTACTCTGAGATTTCTACTTTCCTTATGCTAATTAAAGATGGTGACAGG CATGTGAGACGTGCAGCCGTCCTGGCATTGAGTACAGCTGCCCACAACAAGCCAAATTTGATCGAAGGTCTTCTTCCTGAATTACTGCCTCTTTTGTATGACCAGACTGTTGTGAAG CAAGAATTGATCAGGACAGTTGATCTAGGGCCTTTCAAGCATGTCGTTGATGATGGGCTTGAACTTAGGAAAGCTGCCTTTGAATGCGTGGACACGTTGctggatagttgtcttgatcaatTGAATCCATCGTCCTTCATCGTTCCTTTCCTGTTATCTGGCTTAGGTG ATCATTATGACGTAAAAATGCCCTGCCATCTGATTCTCTCAAAGCTAGCAGACAAGTGCCCTTCTGCTGTTCTTGCAG TTTTGGACTCATTAGTTGAACCCCTTGAGAAGACAATCGTCCACAGACCCAAGGGTGATGCAGTGAAGCAGGAGATTGATCGCAACGAAGACATGATCCGAAGTGCTCTTCGAGCAATCGCCGCTCTAAGCCGCATCAG TGGCAGTGACTATAGCATGAAGTTcaagaatctgatgaacaagataACGTCCACCTCTTCACTTGCCGAGAAGTACAACTCGGTGCGCAGCGAATGA